agctctccttagtagttattcaaTTTATGAacaccatgaagtctaatgctcaaccacACAATTTATCTTAGTACAAGTAATCAATataagtggactagaaatcaagacttatagttttgatcactaacattggcaaacaagcttgagatagcgacaattgcgagttctaccgagcagtgctctaacaatctccccctttgttaattttagtaaaaaaactatcaatacatatggattagaaaataaataaactttgtagcttctcatccaaatgcttgatctccttggttcttcaacatttcttgaaatcttcgtcacttccaagtactccaatgattctaaatgtgttcaactcagcatcatagttattgaagatccgtagctataacaatgagaaaatagttgctctcaatcattgttatacagtgtcatagtattattacacaacattaaatttcgattgtatcacaactttgacaacaatactatggtgatatgtatcactcccccttagtcaatacttcatctcaacatgaaaaccacccccccttacataatgatctttaaaacatatgtatttgtagtgtgaaatacacattagttctccccatttttgtcaatataaattggcaaaagtacgaaaactagtgggatcctcatgaaattttcatagagatacttcatgacaaaaagagaacaacataccaactggtttcgatgatttcacatagtcgaaacttagtgtattcatcaaggagtttataaaaatacaagataactcctataatattccacaaccgtactccccacaaatatttggcaattaagcacaagttcaattaataactctcccccataaaatgtcattcccgaaaaaacaacaagagcgaccttactttcacaagaaaagaaggatttctttggacataaacaaATCAcacgaaacatgaatttgtatccaaaagtcTCAAattaattaaccacaaggaaaatgataaaTTCAATTGTCCAtggtcaacataagagaacttacggagccgcacagtccatacacaaagattcattctatttttcatcactatttgcacaacgaaatataatagacttaatctttgtaagcaaaagttcatcctatcttccatcaatatttgcataatgacataataggttcaTCCTACCTTCCAtcatagacttaacttttgtagtcaaaagttcattctatctattatcaatactttcataccgacatgtaatagagttaacttttgaacaaatatgggacagtcaaggttcacggatgtaaacaacatatcccataacaatttgcaatatataaaaccataaagattaatactgcaaaaatcatcttccaaataacttagaatttaaataaataaatctaaaaacattgcaagatgaaaacgttggaaataactatgtgtactcacaataatggatattccaaaccctagttatccttcttaaaaacacaagaataaattttcataagaagtttcctagacataataaaTAAAACTAAAACAACTCTAAGACCAAAACCgatcaaaagcaaaaaatcagaGTTCACGCGCGCAAGCTTCATGAGtttcaagaccttcaagcttgtgacagatGATATCGAATGCATCTTTGGACGAGATATTCTTCTTGAGACGATCCTTAGcatgtgttttcatgagaacaagatcagagttaacctttttcaactcagttcttaacatatCAAGGTTTTTTAAGGTATCAACAAGAAGCAGTTTTGCATCGTTAAACTGACCGATAAAAtcttgaacaacttcagcagaaatctcttcatcatcctcaatgtCTGAAAAATTTATCAGGATATTGAGGAGAGGTGTCATTAACTTCCACAAGAGTTCTTCTCTCCTCTTCTTCGAAACCAcaacccttatcaagaaaacctttaGCAAAGTTACAAGTTCCCGAAGGAGATGCCATTTGACAAAATAACCTGGAGTATGCATACTCAAGCAAAatatttggtatttaaatggtttctcagGAAACAACGTTTAGGGTTTTTTAATGTTGGTCCGTGACAAGTAATGTGGATACCAGTAAGAACACAAACTTGACCCAAAGCCGGAAAATACCAAATACCGAAAAAACATGAAATGAGAAAGTTGTTTGTACATCAATGTTTCTGCTACAAGAATAATCCCACACATTTTAGCTAAATAAATTTTACATTCTCATCAGtaaaaaatttagagcataagagtagcaaTTTTTGACAcaataaaatttcaaaaagaaattaagaaatcaaaaacttgacaaaaccaaacacaaatacttatgcaaacatGTTTATGAATGATAATCCACCAAAGAAAGATAAGAAAATAGTTAGAGAATCAGAGAacactttgccatcaagtatacctgaccatatctcactcaactaggatttttgtgagtgagattaaACTTGTGatcaattagcacaagtatgagactTGAGATCATCAAATGAACGTTATTTTcggttaaacctctttctccCGATATTTGGAGGAAAACCGTTATGATGCGAAAAGTTATtgtaaaacttactatcatcaaaaaaCGACGCATAGTTTTTGTTCTTACCTGAAGAAATTTGTCTAGAGGGAATTGATAGCATGTTAATAATGTCTTTATAACCTTTAATTATCATCTTTAGGTTGTCTTCCATAtatccatttttgcttccttcttctagtacctttttcacatcaagaaAAACATTATCTACCTTTTTGATTGAAGAagatccatgagttcttcttgaacgaattggtttaggaagactgtttcccatttgaacatttgaggaacacatcgaactgactttcctggtagggtacacagggtgagcactaaaaccaattggtctagacatatgaatgtcagttacacctttgagaattaaatctacggcgtgttgaagacgaacaatagaattgtcattcaacctagattttctcttttgttcaccatgtccttttgaatcacaaaagagaaacACTTTTTTATCACTTAAATGATTAGCCAGAACAGTCTTGATACCATCGTTGGGagattcttccttccatgtgatgtggatattccttgattagaggcaGACACAAGCACATCTTTTGCAACAGGAAGGGATTTCGATTTTGCTTCTGGAACAAAATTTTTttcagttaaatcagaagcagttggtatggtggactctttggaacattcttgaacagagagtttactcaaaagaagttcgATTTCCAaaagcatcctctttgagttttTTCAAGTAGAGTTCGTGAAGTACAGGCTGAGGCTTTTTCCTCTCGAAGGacctttagaagagagtcacgctcatctaccataccaacaaggacattgactttgtgtttcaaccggttgacatcatcatcctggattctaagaagttttagaatcactgcactctctttggctgcttccctttcaacttcagagtcagactcgtcagtaaggtaatGCGGGTAACACTTGTGAATGGAAGTTTGTTTCGTcggaacactaggttcgtctatattcgagattgacaaatctttctctttaatagatttcatataaacaaaacttttgtttTTGGTGATGCCTTTATTAGAGATGGCAATTCTGTCCATattcatattgctacaaacacagacttataaggtcttaaacgtgtttgcctgctctgataccaattgaaaaagcggaggtctaacaaccacacccaatatttcgttcgacaatctgaatagaaaaactccaatatactttcaagagaatcaactagacagtcagactcaatctagacagaagtatatcaaagagattatatctcaatttctcaattcaatctgcaatcagcaaataggaatttgcgagcccgattgaataagagaaataacctgagcgataccaaagaccaatgttcaagcgtcaatcaatttatatcaataacaaaaggttggattatctaattgattgatcttaacgcataacctatgttatttttattatataacaaaatataatgcggaaaagaactaacacagacacctgaattttgttaacgaggaaaaccacaaacgcagaaaaactacgggacctagtccagctttgaacaccacactgtattaagcctctacagacactagcctactaacaaTGGACTTCGGAATGTAGTGTAGTttatccctaatcaatctcacattgatcaaggcacagttgcgctccttacgtctctgaaccccaacaagattctacgcacttgattccctcatgatctcacccacaaccaagagtttctatgacccaaagtcgaagacttgataaaaaaatctgtctcacacagaaagtctattggaatatatAAATcggtctcccatagaaatacctacgagttttgttccatcttttgataaatcaaggtgcacagaaaccaattgataaaccggacttgtaTTCCTGAAGAATAgcccagtattatcaatcacctcacaataatcttaatcttatggaagcgaaacaagatattttggaatcacaaacgatgagatgaagatgtttgtgactatttttaatcttacctatcggagataaatctcaagcaaatcttagaaaagataatactcaatcacgatagtagaagtaagatcagaacaagcaactacagagaaaatagttgggtctggcttcacaatcccaatgaagtattcaagttcttaacctacagggtttcgtgaaaaacctaaggttaaggagaatcgactctagtctcaactagtaccacacaggaggtgtggggattaggttacctagttgttagagttctcctttatgtagtttttaaataagggtttgcaatctaagttaccttggtaacaaagcatgcaatattcattgttagatgaaaacttgattatattcgagctaatatatttcaaccgttaaatcgaacttaggttgttaaacacaaatgaaatgtaccttcatttgggtttgagtaaccgtacctaaacgtgtacactaggttggctcaacagtagttaactgaagttagctacatgaacactctcatatcaaccttattcatcttaaccataactagttcaaatgactcaaatgaaactagttaaagagttgttcaattgctatattatctagaagtatacaagaacacaattgaaacaaaatccgttagattcactcgaattaattcatgaacgttatatccacggttttcaaagaatgcattccttattatataaatgtattagtttagctgacaaccgattttagaactttaaccactcaagtatgcaaacgggtacgcatacttgagtagccggaccaagtttggttttcgccagtatgcgaacgggtacgcatacctccaaacgcAGCATAATTTTCCGGACCTGAACCTtacaccagtacgcatacgggtacgtgtacttagGTTCCCAGACTTCACAAACCAATAGGtaggcatacgggtatgcatactatggttcccggacatgaattgcgtatatgcaagagtgcataacatgtttaTAATCTAATGTtgtttaagtgttctaaactctatttcaatcattgaaactttcttagaggatgacaacagccgttttcacacaatatttgcatcaaagaaattttcaagttatcgaAATAATAATAacgaacattccaagtctacaccaaatgattgtatcacacaaaccatgtaagatgttactcggaaattttcacatgatcatcttttgaatttcgtcaataatataagatgaacttggttgaagcgaaaacttaccaacacatatttcgagaaatatgtaagcgagttatacgcagctcgaaatcttaaatgtgcataatcgaatactatatagtaatacgaattttgtctcaatataagagatagagtataaatagactttccaagtgatagatgagttttagtctccacataccttttgttgatgaagttccacaagctctccttagtagttcttcgtattcaattgatgaacgtcgtgaagtctaatgatcaactaaacaatctatcctagtctgagacatcactataagtagaatagaaactaatacttatagttttgataactaacattgacaaacaagcttgagataacaacgcttgcgagttcgactgagcagtgctctaacacattttGCTTCTAGAGTTTTTGTTAGCCTATATCTAGCTTAATCAGTGATTCCTACGAAGTAGTACCAAACTTGGTTGTTATGAtactttctgttagagcataacttaATTAAACCCTCAAAGCGTTGGTATATCAGgtttggttgtcatgttttagttTTAAAATTCGAAGATGATTGATTTGATAACTAGAGTCAACAACCTTTGGTTATAaacataaaaatgttgagactCGCTCGTGTTGCTCAACCTGGAAACGTATCGGTATCTACGAATACATGATGCTTCaattcgaggttagtaatacaaactTGACTTGTTCTATTTCTATCTATGTACTTTCAAGTTAGTATTTATTGAAAACACAACATACAGAGTATAGTTTGTAACTTATCTCTTGTGTCGATGACTTGGTCATTATACAATGATAATAGTGTGAAGAAAATATTTATTAGTTGTTTCATACAACTTTGGTATATAGAGTTACGAATCTATGGGCTTTCTAGAATCGGCGTACCACTAATTGGTAATTCATTATTATTTAGTGTATTGAACATCCGGTGTAATTCGTACCTTAAAATTGTGTTCAATTACATATTTTAAAGAACTAGACTTGCGAAACATATTTCCTAGTTGAAAAGTGATTAAAAGGATCTATATTAGGACCGATCCCTGATGGACCTAAGAAGGAAAATCTCTACTAGGACTGATTATATATGGATCTctagtagaaccgatccttattaACCAAAAATGTATTTTCAGTTTGTCTGTTATCTTAGGGTTGATGTAGATGTCGAAATATAGTGGTTAATAAAGAAAAGTTCACAAGAGGTCGacatagtatttgaacatgtactaaattcttattacttaatgttcaagtattttcccaTATATTCAAGGCAATATCTCGAAACAGAAATACTATGATATCTTTTAGATATTATGATTTATATGCTTTCGATGTCCCAGAGGTTTGCATATCTCTTATTGGTATTGAATACGCAGAGGTACCATAGTTCAGGTTTATATACAGAATTTCAGTTCACCTGAAATCTGTGTGTTGGTTGTGATATTCTGTGTGTCGGTTAGGAGCTAGGACTAGAAATTGAAGTAGAAATTTGAGGCCATCATACCAAAGAATATTATCATTTTTCTTACATGGGTGTCTCATTTATTTCAACTTTATTAGGGTATTCTTTTTACGTTGATTATGTTATAAAACTATTGACTCTCTCAATGGTTCCAGTTCATGTTAAGTCTCTGTTAACTCTCAATTTGACTCTTTGATGCTCCTACTCTTAGTAATCTTTCAATTTGACTTTGTCACATTAGTTGTTCGTGTAAATGCTTAAGAAAATATTCCCtctttaattttagtttgtgaaTTCATCTTTTATTCGACCCTCCGACTAATTTTAGTTCACTATTTCTTTTGAGTTGTAATtgaatatttttccttatttttgatggactttacaaatatccttatcacataaTAAATATGTCCTTCTTTATCTATAAGCCCATCAGAGGTCCAATAACGTTTTTTGTCCTTTCCATATTTATCCCTCCCTCTTTTAGATCGGATCAaggttttatttcttcttctttatcttcttcccTTCAACGTCTGCaactaccatcaccaccaactACTCTGTCGCCGCACCAACACGTCCTCCACTATAATCAGTTGATCTATCAATATGTTTATGTTCGATTTTCAACCTATTAAttattgttcttcatcttcttaggtTAAAAATTGATTTTCCAGATTCAGGGATCGAcagatttgaaaaattgattttccaGATTCAGGGATCGAcaaatttgtttttggttttcgaTTTCATAATTTCGAGTTGGAGATTCAGGGAGATCTTTGCATGTTCGAATTATTGAAAGAAGATACTGATTTGGTATGTATGATTTTCAATTTTGTTGCAGAGATTTAAGATTTGAGAGATAGAGAGTTTTGTGATTGAAACAAATCAAACCAAACcactcccaccaccaccatcttcatcgtcaCCAGCTCTACAACTATCAACACCTTTTTCGCTGCCGACTGGTTCGGGATTTTGAAGattaattttcaaaatcaaatcTGACGAGATGGATATTTGATTTAGGATTTGGTGCTCAATTGGTTCAGATGGTTCGAATTGGTGTTGAAGCTTCATAGAAGACAGTAGCggttgctgctatggattatAAATGGTGGTTTATGGTTCCGTTGGTGGTTAGTGcaatgaaggagatgaagatgttgttgtttatGAAACTACATGTGATGATCAATTGATGTTGTTTAtatatttttatgggatcaattattgttgttgacccaatttttatgggatcaactcatgttgttgacccaattttttattggatcaactactgttgttgatcctttcaactcctattgttgacaatatttccttggataagtataatcatgcttgtagtttaaatcatgtaaatttcttccaatgttgaacttgtggtgcaatggtagcatgactgactccatgtcagatgatgcgtgttcgattcacgtcaagttcactccatttacatggatcaactttcattgttgatccaatttaggggatcaactaccattgttgatcccttaaattggatcaacttctactgttgatccctttttttggatcaactatcattgttgatcccctaaattggatcaacttatactgttggttctatttttatttgaatcaACTAatattgttgatacaaaaatatctgaactagtggtggtggcggcgacggcggactagtggtggtggaggactggtggtgtaatggtggtggtgaaggagtggtggtggcggtttgtaggtggtggtggaatggtatttgaatgttggtagtggtggtgctagtgttggtggtgaagtggtagaggaataaATTTGTTGTatattgaaataaagaaaaatattatatgggtgagggtattaagggaatctaattttaaatggataaggttattaaaaagtaatgacatatttattgttgtataatatttattgggtgtcaaaagtagggatATATAAATGATATACCCTTCTTTTGATTTGTATATGGATTCATTGCAAGATATAACTTTGGGTTCTCATCCACGTCGAAGTCCGAGAATTTTCGAGCTAGCTCGACTTCGAGAGCtaaagaaagataaaaaaatgCTATCCCAATAAAGAGATGCTCACTTGCAACAACGCCGTCTTTTTTACAGATTAAAATAAGATTCAATGACTAAAATCGAACGAGAAACGTTTTTAGAAAAACACCGTAGGGCATGttgcaataaaaaaaaaagaattggatGCGGACACACAAcgaaaaacaacaaaattacgGAACGTACAAAATGACAGACACATCAGGCGTGAATGTTATACTAGTTTAGATAAACATCAGAGTTACCTACTCATTTCAGGTTTAAGTTGGCAGCAATATCCTCACTATCAATTAACCACATTCCTAAATCATAAGACAATAAATCAACCACCAAACCACCCCATAACTAGTCACCATGGATGGGAATATAGGGAGAACTGCTCAAGTCTTGATAGTAGACGATCTAGTAGGTTTGATGTATCCGCACCACCTGTCAACCAAAAACTTGCCCTTTTTATCCAAAATCCCATTTTGACGGATCATTAAACGGTCGCCACTCTTTTCAGAAACAAAAATCTCTGTCGAAGATAAACAGAAAGTAAATCCCAGTTAATTAACATAAAGAGAAAAGACTATACGCACTCTCTGTTACAGAACAACCATGGATGCAATAGGACCATCTCTTGCTTACAATTACATCAACCATAAAAACCAACTTTCTGATTTCTCTTCTTCTGCTGCAGCTCAATCTTTAAATTTGTCCTTCCATTCTCAACGTTCTATCTCTACTCCTCACACGTTCAAGTCTCTCTGTTATATTAGGAGCTCTgaaacgagaagaagaagcagGAGTCTCAAACCCATACATGCATCTTCAAatacagaaagtatttcttcaGATAATCAAGAAAGATGGCTTCTTGAACCTGTAGGTTTgtgatttctttcctttttatacaCTTAAAGAACATATTAGAAATTGCATATGAAGTATGAAGACCATTGTATCTATGTGTTGTAAGGATTTTGTTCTTAAATAGTTTAGATTTTATATTGAGTTTCTCTCATGCTAGTTGTTTGCTTATACAATGTTTATACTCCGAAAATGGTTTCACCTACGTTGATGTGTGTCTCGAGTTGACTGAAGAAATGTCTCAGAAGGAATTGGAAGATTGTGGCATCCTTAATATTTGATACACACCCTTCTTTGATCTATAAAATCTTCATTATCGTTCAATTTTACTTTTTTTGTTGACACACACACACTGTGGTTCCTCTCTCAATTGGGTCCCTCAGAGCAAATGATTGTATAAAATGTTATCAAAGTGGGAAACCCAAAAGGTCAACTCCTAAGGTACTGAGTAAGGGAAAGAAAATGTCGCTTGGATTATCTAGCAAACATGCGGGTAATCATAGAAGAAATCTCCCTTGTGGTGCCAATAAGGCTCGACTTTGTGCCACACGGATGGGATAACCCTTGAACTAACTTTCCTAATCATCACATATGATGGTGGAGCTCAACCCTTAATTGGTACCTGTTATTTTAGTAAGCTGTAATTGTGAATATGCCTAATTCTCACTATGTTGGGTTCTATACTTATCCTAGGCGATGGGGATACAAAACACATTGGTTTCAATGTTCCAATGCCAGGTGCATTTGAGATTGCCTCAGTAAGTACTTGTGCTGTTTAAATGATTCAAGCTATCCCAGCAACTCACCAGAAGATCTACTGTTACTGCTACTATGAGCTTAACCTGTTTCTTTTTATTGTATTCATTCTCCAGAGTGTAGTGACTGTGGGACGTCTTCCTGAGAAAGCAGACATGGTAATTCCTGTGGCAACAGGTAATGCTAACTGCCTTGTTTTATCGACCTAATATTTGGTTTTCACTCCAACACTAACCTGTTTCAGtttatttaactttcaagtatcTGGTGTTCATGCTCGGATTAAGGTGAAAGAAGGAAATCTTTTAGTTACAGATCTTGACAGCACAAATGGAACATTTATTGACAAGAAAAGGCTTAGTCCTGGTGTGGTTGCCATGGTGTCGCCAGGAAATTGCCTTACTTTTGGTACGAATCTCTAACTTACTCGCATGTTTAAGTAGTTTCTGCTGCATTTAAGTGGTTAATTTTGTGTGTATATTAATTTCTCCTCTGAATGTAGACCATCTGTCTAGACAACAGTCACTCCAAATCATTTTACCACATAAAAGTTTCTCCTCTGAATGTACACCATCTGTCTAGAAAACAGTCACTCCAAATCATTAACCATGTAAAACGTTTCATGTATTTATTCAGATAGATGGTTCGAAAGCTTAAAAATTCAATTAATGTTTAAAAACCCGTTCTGTGATTGGTTATATGTGTGATTGGAGGAGTTACAATTTACAAGAGAACCGTGGCAACCATGTTCGACCTTGGATAATCCACATGTGAACCCAGAAATGTTTTCAAAGGCGGGTGTTCTAAACAAAAGACTGGAGCTAGCTACAAGTACAGTTCTTAAGCATATCAAaagcaagaaaaaaagaagagagaaatggTTTATATGATTAAGATTAACCACCTTAGAATTGTTAATTGATGAAGAtctattttaacattaaaaaagaCAAGGAAGTAAATGAATAAAAGATAGCCCAGAGTCTCAGACCATCCAGGAAGGTGTGTCAGTAATGCTCAACTACTAGTGGAATGTTTTTCTTAAAGATAATACAAAGTGTTTGCTTTGTCATTTTTCATTTCAGGTGATATGTCTTTAGCGAAGTTTCGTGTTTCAAAACTCAAGAATGTGGAGCTTCCGAGCAAACTAGAACAAGAATTTGAAGTGAAACTTGATTCTGATGTTCCAACTGAGAATATATCAGAAACAGCAACTTAAGAGACAATAATCCTGAGAATTTTAGGTAAATTATGTATACCCAGAGTTTCTCTGCTATCTTTGATTGTAAATTGGGTTAGTTATTGCCATTGGTCTTGAGataatgaaatggagaaaaaatgcCAATGAAGTTAAGTTCAAGACAAGTAGAAGTAAAGACTTAAAAGTCGTTTGTGTTTGCTTTTTCTCCACGAAATAATTGAAGtaccgaagacttgataaatgaCTTTTGCTAAGTGGAAATAGCACACAATAATGTACCCAAGAAGCAGTTTTTGTAATGTCAATTACTGGTGTTGCAGATTTTAACTTAGTCGGCACCCGTCAGTTTATGTAAACTTGCAACCAACAAAGTACCAGCCTATATATGTAAACATTGTATTTGATACACTGTAGATACATTGTGCAGAAGTTTATTTATGCG
This portion of the Papaver somniferum cultivar HN1 chromosome 11, ASM357369v1, whole genome shotgun sequence genome encodes:
- the LOC113323177 gene encoding uncharacterized protein LOC113323177: MDAIGPSLAYNYINHKNQLSDFSSSAAAQSLNLSFHSQRSISTPHTFKSLCYIRSSETRRRSRSLKPIHASSNTESISSDNQERWLLEPVGDGDTKHIGFNVPMPGAFEIASSVVTVGRLPEKADMVIPVATVSGVHARIKVKEGNLLVTDLDSTNGTFIDKKRLSPGVVAMVSPGNCLTFGDMSLAKFRVSKLKNVELPSKLEQEFEVKLDSDVPTENISETAT